In one window of Hymenobacter nivis DNA:
- a CDS encoding sigma-70 family RNA polymerase sigma factor, translated as MSDSPERVKLSKEEKDRRFQAELMPIIDPLYNFAYRLTLDEDDANDLVQETYLKAYRFFEYFEPGTNAKAWLFRILKNSFINDFRKKSKQPAKVDYSEIEGYYNPDDVEAEGEVGASSSDLRQQSARDLIGDEVAGALNSLPVDFRTVIILCDLEGFTYEEMAKVLDIPIGTVRSRLHRARNFLKDKLERYAQSMGYGHDELRATAELPDDEND; from the coding sequence ATGAGCGATTCTCCCGAACGGGTTAAACTGAGCAAAGAAGAAAAAGACCGGCGCTTTCAAGCCGAGTTGATGCCCATCATCGATCCGCTCTACAACTTTGCCTACCGCCTCACGCTGGACGAGGACGACGCCAACGACCTCGTGCAGGAGACCTACCTCAAAGCCTACCGGTTTTTTGAGTATTTCGAGCCCGGCACCAACGCCAAGGCTTGGCTGTTCCGCATCCTCAAAAACTCGTTCATCAACGACTTTCGGAAGAAAAGCAAGCAGCCCGCCAAGGTCGACTACAGCGAAATTGAAGGCTACTACAACCCCGACGACGTGGAGGCCGAAGGCGAAGTGGGTGCCTCGTCGTCTGACCTGCGTCAGCAATCGGCGCGCGACTTAATTGGCGACGAAGTGGCCGGGGCCCTTAATTCTTTGCCTGTCGATTTTCGCACCGTCATTATCCTCTGTGACCTGGAGGGATTTACCTATGAGGAAATGGCCAAAGTGCTTGATATTCCGATTGGTACGGTACGCTCGCGCTTGCACCGGGCCCGTAACTTCCTCAAGGATAAACTGGAGCGGTACGCCCAATCAATGGGCTATGGCCACGACGAATTGCGTGCTACGGCGGAACTTCCCGACGATGAGAATGATTAG
- a CDS encoding glycosyltransferase family 9 protein: MSPTFLVSRTDAIGDVVLTLPVAGRLKQLFPGCRVVFIGRAYTAPVAAACPWVDEVLDFDALQTLPVAAQVGALRAYGALAIIHVFPNRALAILARRAGIPVRIGTRNRWWHWLNCNRLVALSRRHSPLHEAQLNLQLLKPLGSAETLPLPAVADLVRLRAPEPLGPPWQLLLAQRRPGQLNVVLHPRSRGSAREWGLDNFGHLAQLLHAAGHRVFVTGTAAEGAELAGWLVANALYLAANLTGQLAMPQFLAFLAAADGIVAGSTGPLHLVAALGRHALGLYPPIRPMHPGRWGPLGPRAEYLVFGRPNCQDCRAQPAACTCIRALAAAAVAARVQAWQPVFLGER; the protein is encoded by the coding sequence ATGAGCCCCACCTTCCTCGTTTCCCGCACCGACGCTATCGGCGACGTGGTGCTGACCCTGCCTGTGGCCGGCCGCCTGAAGCAGCTGTTTCCTGGGTGCCGGGTGGTATTCATCGGCCGCGCCTATACCGCGCCGGTGGCTGCCGCCTGCCCGTGGGTCGACGAAGTGCTGGACTTCGACGCGTTGCAAACGCTGCCCGTAGCCGCGCAAGTGGGGGCCCTACGGGCGTACGGGGCCCTGGCCATCATCCACGTATTCCCCAACCGCGCCTTGGCCATCCTGGCACGGCGGGCGGGCATTCCGGTGCGCATCGGCACCCGCAATCGCTGGTGGCACTGGCTGAATTGTAACCGCCTGGTGGCTCTCAGCCGCCGCCACTCGCCCCTGCACGAAGCCCAGCTCAACCTCCAGCTCCTCAAGCCCCTGGGCAGCGCCGAAACCCTGCCCCTCCCTGCCGTGGCCGACCTGGTGCGCCTGCGGGCTCCCGAGCCGCTGGGGCCTCCGTGGCAGCTGCTGCTGGCCCAGCGCCGCCCCGGCCAGCTCAATGTGGTACTGCACCCCCGCAGCCGGGGCAGCGCCCGCGAGTGGGGCCTGGATAATTTTGGCCACCTGGCGCAGCTCCTGCACGCCGCCGGCCACCGCGTGTTCGTCACCGGCACCGCCGCCGAGGGCGCCGAGCTGGCTGGCTGGCTGGTCGCCAACGCGCTCTACCTGGCCGCCAACCTTACTGGCCAACTGGCTATGCCGCAGTTCCTGGCCTTCCTGGCGGCCGCCGATGGCATCGTAGCGGGCAGCACGGGGCCCCTGCACCTGGTCGCCGCGCTGGGCCGCCACGCCCTGGGGCTGTACCCGCCCATCCGGCCCATGCACCCCGGCCGCTGGGGGCCCCTAGGGCCCCGGGCCGAATACCTCGTCTTCGGCCGGCCCAATTGCCAGGACTGCCGCGCCCAGCCCGCGGCTTGCACCTGCATTCGGGCCCTGGCGGCCGCCGCCGTGGCGGCGCGCGTGCAGGCGTGGCAGCCCGTTTTTTTGGGCGAGCGATGA
- a CDS encoding glycosyltransferase family 2 protein produces the protein MVSLSVVVITFNEAANIGRCLDALGDVADEVLVVDSFSTDNTVEICRARGARVVLNAFAGYVEQKNFATAQARFDHVLQLDADEVLTEELRQSIQQAKADWQHAAYALARLTNYCGHWVRHGGWYPDRKLRLYDRRLGRWEGLLLHEHYEVGPGHTTGILAGDALHYSYHSIAQHVSQLNKFTSITAQELALKGRTRVTLFHLLLKPLWKFGHGYFLRLGFLDGFAGLCIAGISAWGVFLKFAKLKTRTERAEA, from the coding sequence GTGGTTTCGCTTTCCGTCGTCGTCATCACCTTTAACGAAGCCGCCAATATTGGGCGCTGCCTGGACGCGCTGGGCGACGTGGCCGATGAAGTGCTGGTCGTGGACTCGTTTTCGACGGACAATACGGTGGAAATCTGCCGCGCCCGCGGGGCCCGGGTGGTGCTAAATGCCTTCGCCGGCTACGTCGAGCAGAAGAATTTCGCTACTGCCCAGGCCCGTTTCGACCACGTGCTCCAGCTCGACGCCGATGAGGTGCTGACCGAAGAACTGCGCCAGAGCATTCAGCAGGCGAAGGCCGATTGGCAGCACGCCGCCTACGCCCTGGCCCGCCTCACCAATTACTGCGGCCACTGGGTGCGCCACGGCGGCTGGTACCCCGACCGCAAGCTGCGCCTCTATGACCGCCGCCTCGGCCGCTGGGAGGGCCTGCTGCTGCACGAGCACTACGAGGTGGGCCCCGGCCACACTACTGGGATCCTGGCCGGCGACGCGCTGCACTACTCCTATCATTCCATCGCGCAGCACGTCAGCCAGTTGAATAAATTTACTAGCATCACCGCCCAGGAGCTGGCCTTAAAGGGCCGCACCCGCGTCACGCTGTTTCACCTGCTGCTCAAGCCGCTCTGGAAGTTCGGGCACGGCTATTTCCTGCGGCTAGGCTTCCTCGATGGGTTCGCCGGGCTGTGCATCGCCGGCATTTCGGCCTGGGGCGTGTTCCTGAAATTTGCGAAGCTGAAAACCCGCACCGAACGCGCCGAAGCATGA
- the pnuC gene encoding nicotinamide riboside transporter PnuC — MPEFLRVETIFFTLLGYPMSYLEFFGVLTGAVAVWLSARANVWSWPLSLVGIVLSFFLFFQVQLYPDTFLQVFFFVTSLIGWWQWTHPAPREADQQQELRITYTPRPVLLLGSAGALVATALLGALAQRLHQWVPLVFSKPSAFPYLDSFTTVLSIAATFLLMRKKVESWYVWLLADVVLTYVYFLKGIKFVGIEYAMFCAVAAYGAYHWTREFRSYANQPPAA; from the coding sequence ATGCCCGAATTTTTGCGCGTCGAAACCATCTTTTTTACCTTGCTCGGCTATCCCATGAGCTACCTCGAATTCTTCGGGGTGCTGACGGGGGCCGTGGCCGTGTGGCTCTCAGCCCGGGCCAACGTCTGGAGCTGGCCGCTGAGCCTGGTGGGCATTGTGCTCTCGTTCTTCCTGTTCTTTCAGGTGCAGCTTTATCCCGATACCTTTTTGCAGGTGTTCTTCTTCGTGACCAGCCTCATCGGCTGGTGGCAATGGACGCACCCCGCCCCCCGCGAGGCCGACCAGCAGCAGGAACTGCGCATCACCTACACCCCGCGGCCCGTGCTGCTGCTGGGTAGCGCCGGGGCCCTGGTGGCCACAGCACTGCTGGGGGCCCTGGCCCAGCGCCTGCACCAGTGGGTGCCGCTGGTGTTCAGCAAACCCAGCGCCTTCCCTTACCTCGACTCGTTTACCACGGTGCTCAGCATTGCCGCCACCTTCCTGCTGATGCGTAAAAAGGTGGAAAGCTGGTACGTGTGGCTGCTCGCCGACGTGGTGCTGACCTACGTGTACTTCCTGAAAGGCATCAAGTTCGTGGGCATCGAGTACGCCATGTTCTGCGCCGTGGCGGCCTACGGAGCTTACCACTGGACGCGCGAATTCCGCAGTTACGCCAACCAGCCGCCCGCTGCCTAG
- a CDS encoding SDR family oxidoreductase, whose product MANLQNQIILITGATSGIGKVTAQVLAKQGAHVILLGRNRLKTERTRQEIIETTGNQRVDMALADLSSLQEVRDVAAEINAQYPHLDVLVNNAGLMLGAQREVSADGYELTLATNHLGPFLLTSLLLDLLRKSPAARIVNVASMAYRFSKPTLDDIQSERSYSPVWEYGTTKLWNIMFTQELARRLRTHSIANVTTNSLHPGSVATGYGQQSGGWLSAILALGRPFMLSPEKGAETSIFLASDPSVAAVSGGYYSKKKPEPVKSSFNTLANNQRLWEMSEELTGAKFLN is encoded by the coding sequence ATGGCTAACTTACAGAACCAAATCATTCTCATTACCGGCGCCACATCGGGCATCGGCAAGGTCACGGCCCAAGTCTTGGCCAAGCAAGGGGCCCACGTTATTCTGCTGGGCCGCAACCGCCTGAAAACCGAGCGCACCCGCCAGGAAATTATCGAAACTACTGGTAACCAGCGCGTGGACATGGCCCTGGCCGACCTCTCGTCGCTGCAAGAGGTGCGCGACGTGGCCGCCGAAATCAACGCCCAGTACCCGCACCTCGACGTGCTGGTGAACAACGCCGGCCTCATGCTGGGGGCCCAGCGCGAAGTATCGGCCGACGGCTACGAGCTGACGCTGGCCACCAACCACCTGGGACCCTTCCTGCTCACGAGCCTGTTGCTCGACCTATTGCGCAAAAGCCCGGCCGCCCGCATCGTGAACGTGGCGTCGATGGCCTACCGGTTTTCTAAGCCCACGCTCGACGATATTCAATCGGAGCGCAGCTACAGCCCCGTTTGGGAATACGGCACCACCAAGCTCTGGAACATCATGTTCACCCAGGAGCTAGCCCGGCGGCTGCGCACCCACAGCATCGCCAACGTGACCACCAATTCGCTGCACCCCGGCTCCGTGGCCACCGGCTACGGCCAGCAGTCGGGCGGCTGGCTTTCGGCCATACTGGCGCTGGGGCGGCCCTTCATGCTCTCGCCCGAGAAAGGGGCCGAAACCAGCATTTTCCTCGCTTCTGACCCCAGCGTGGCCGCGGTTAGCGGGGGCTACTACAGCAAGAAGAAGCCTGAACCCGTGAAAAGCAGCTTCAACACGCTGGCCAACAACCAGCGCCTTTGGGAAATGAGCGAAGAGCTAACGGGTGCGAAGTTTTTGAATTAG
- the ahcY gene encoding adenosylhomocysteinase gives MVETKTNTYVPYKVKDLSLAEWGRKEIRLAEAEMPGLMALREEFGSAQPFKGARIAGCLHMTIQTAVLIETLKALGAEVTWSSCNIFSTQDHAAAAVAAAGTPVYAWKGMNEEQFDWCIEQTLFFGKERQPLNMILDDGGDLTNMVLNKYPELAAGIRGVSEETTTGVLRLYERVKNGTLAFPAINVNDSVTKSKFDNKYGCKESAVDAIRRATDVMMAGKVAVVAGYGDVGKGTAASLSGAGARVIVTEIDPICALQAAMDGYAVKKLANAVKEADIVVTATGNCDILTEEHFRSLKDKAIVCNIGHFDNEIDMAWLNGNYGHTKDTVKPQVDIYTIDGKEVIILAEGRLVNLGCATGHPSFVMSASFTNQVLAQLELWERNDQYNNQVYTLPKHLDEKVARLHLAKIGVELDELTTHQADYIKVTVEGPFKSDLYRY, from the coding sequence ATGGTGGAAACCAAAACGAACACCTACGTTCCCTACAAGGTAAAAGACCTGTCGCTGGCCGAGTGGGGCCGCAAGGAAATCCGCCTTGCCGAAGCCGAGATGCCCGGTCTGATGGCCCTGCGCGAAGAGTTCGGTTCTGCGCAGCCTTTCAAAGGCGCCCGCATTGCCGGCTGCCTGCACATGACCATCCAAACCGCCGTGCTCATCGAAACCCTGAAGGCGCTGGGCGCCGAGGTGACGTGGTCGTCGTGCAACATTTTTTCGACCCAAGACCACGCTGCCGCCGCCGTTGCCGCCGCCGGCACCCCGGTGTATGCCTGGAAGGGCATGAACGAGGAGCAATTCGACTGGTGCATTGAGCAGACGCTGTTCTTTGGCAAGGAGCGCCAGCCGCTGAACATGATTCTCGACGACGGCGGTGACCTTACCAACATGGTGCTGAATAAGTACCCTGAGCTAGCTGCTGGCATCCGGGGCGTGTCGGAAGAGACGACCACCGGCGTGCTACGCCTCTACGAGCGCGTGAAAAACGGTACGCTGGCTTTCCCGGCCATCAACGTGAACGATTCGGTAACGAAGTCGAAATTTGACAACAAATACGGCTGCAAAGAGTCGGCCGTGGATGCCATTCGCCGGGCGACCGACGTAATGATGGCCGGCAAAGTGGCCGTGGTAGCCGGCTACGGCGACGTAGGAAAAGGTACCGCCGCCTCGCTGAGCGGCGCCGGGGCCCGCGTCATCGTAACGGAAATTGACCCGATTTGCGCCCTGCAAGCGGCCATGGATGGCTACGCCGTGAAGAAGCTTGCCAATGCCGTGAAGGAGGCCGATATTGTGGTGACTGCCACCGGTAACTGCGACATCCTCACCGAAGAGCACTTCCGTAGCCTGAAGGACAAGGCCATTGTGTGCAACATCGGTCACTTCGACAATGAGATTGATATGGCGTGGCTGAACGGCAACTACGGCCACACCAAGGACACGGTGAAGCCGCAGGTGGACATCTACACCATCGACGGCAAAGAGGTCATCATCCTCGCCGAAGGCCGCCTCGTGAACCTGGGCTGTGCCACCGGCCATCCCTCGTTCGTGATGTCGGCTTCGTTCACCAACCAGGTACTGGCCCAGCTGGAGCTGTGGGAGCGCAACGACCAGTACAATAACCAAGTGTATACGCTGCCCAAGCACCTGGACGAGAAAGTGGCCCGCCTGCACCTCGCTAAAATCGGCGTGGAGCTGGATGAGCTAACGACGCACCAGGCCGATTACATCAAGGTGACGGTGGAAGGCCCGTTTAAGTCGGACCTGTACCGCTACTAG
- a CDS encoding class I SAM-dependent methyltransferase — MEFPLPEAARRYMAAHLHDDPAHLALQARRHPGLPVPELVRQIQARQKAQSKLPTWAANPDLAFPPALSVEQASSERTATFKAGLVDGQRLADLTGGFGADAAHFATRVAQVDYVERSAQLAAVVRYNFRLLGIENVAVHHADALAFLKETPHHYDWIYLDPARRDTASRKIFRLADCEPDVLRLLPLLLRKADRILLKTSPMLDIEQAVQELKHVRRLWVLALDNEVKEVLYELGPEPAVDPERFALNLRRDGTRQEFRLNRAREARAVPRYAEAQQFLYEPNAAILKAGAFRSIGTAFELLKLHQHSHLYTSATLRTDFPGRIFRVLAVEKADGAALKAHLGPEARAHVTTRNFPDSVADFRLRTGIREGGDTYLFATTDLRGRPVVLVCEKAVLTNFAEPAPAEPTSSGGIA; from the coding sequence ATGGAATTCCCTTTGCCCGAGGCGGCCCGTCGCTACATGGCCGCGCACTTGCACGACGACCCCGCCCACCTGGCCCTGCAAGCCCGCCGCCACCCCGGCCTGCCCGTTCCCGAATTGGTACGCCAAATCCAGGCCCGCCAGAAAGCCCAAAGCAAGCTCCCCACCTGGGCCGCCAACCCTGACCTCGCCTTCCCGCCCGCCCTGTCGGTCGAGCAAGCCTCGTCAGAGCGCACGGCTACTTTTAAGGCCGGGCTGGTGGATGGCCAGCGACTAGCCGACCTCACCGGCGGCTTTGGGGCCGATGCGGCGCACTTTGCCACCCGCGTGGCTCAGGTTGATTACGTGGAGCGTAGCGCCCAGCTGGCGGCCGTGGTGCGCTACAATTTCCGGCTACTCGGCATCGAGAACGTGGCGGTGCACCACGCCGATGCCCTGGCCTTCCTCAAGGAAACGCCCCATCATTACGACTGGATTTACCTCGACCCGGCGCGGCGCGACACGGCCTCGCGCAAGATTTTCCGGCTCGCCGACTGCGAGCCCGACGTACTGCGCCTGCTACCCTTGCTGCTGCGTAAGGCCGACCGCATACTTCTGAAAACCTCGCCCATGCTCGACATTGAGCAGGCCGTGCAGGAGCTGAAACATGTGCGCCGCCTCTGGGTGCTGGCCCTGGACAACGAGGTAAAAGAGGTGCTATATGAGTTGGGCCCCGAGCCCGCCGTGGACCCCGAGCGCTTCGCCCTGAACCTGCGGCGCGACGGCACCCGGCAGGAGTTTCGCCTCAACCGGGCCCGCGAGGCCCGGGCCGTGCCGCGCTACGCCGAGGCCCAGCAATTCCTTTACGAGCCCAACGCGGCTATACTCAAGGCCGGGGCGTTCCGCAGCATCGGCACAGCTTTCGAGCTACTGAAGCTCCATCAGCACAGCCACTTGTATACGTCGGCTACGCTACGAACCGATTTCCCGGGACGCATTTTTCGGGTGCTGGCGGTGGAAAAGGCCGACGGCGCGGCCCTGAAGGCCCACTTGGGCCCCGAGGCCCGCGCCCACGTCACGACCCGCAACTTCCCCGATTCAGTGGCTGATTTTCGACTGCGCACCGGCATCCGCGAGGGCGGCGACACGTATTTGTTTGCCACCACTGACTTGCGCGGCCGGCCCGTGGTGCTGGTTTGCGAAAAGGCCGTACTAACCAATTTCGCCGAACCCGCCCCAGCGGAGCCCACCTCTTCGGGCGGCATAGCGTAG
- the metK gene encoding methionine adenosyltransferase codes for MPYLFTSESVSEGHPDKVADQISDAILDEYLRQDPAAKVACETLVTTDFALVAGEIKSTARVDAEPIIRATIRRIGYDKPEYLFNADTCEVMNRLHEQSPDINQGVVRAMAEDQGAGDQGMMFGYATRESDNYMPLALDLSHRLLQELAAIRREARDMPYLRPDAKSQVTIRYADNGTPEAIDTIVVSTQHDEFDADEATMLAKIKADVQAVLVPRVLAGLGPDVQKLFTDQITYHINPTGKFVIGGPHGDSGLTGRKIIVDTYGGKGAHGGGAFSGKDSSKVDRSAAYATRHIAKNLVAAGVADHALVQVAYAIGVAEPVGVFVDTYSSTKALGPDGKPLSNGAIARKVEELFDLRPYAIVQRLGLQNPIFGETAAYGHMGRPPGTKQVTMPSGEVKTFDTFTWEKLDYVPKIKEAFGL; via the coding sequence ATGCCCTACCTGTTCACCTCCGAATCGGTTTCGGAAGGCCACCCCGATAAAGTTGCGGACCAGATTTCCGACGCCATCCTGGACGAATACCTGCGGCAGGACCCGGCCGCCAAAGTGGCCTGCGAAACCCTGGTGACCACCGATTTTGCGCTGGTAGCCGGCGAAATCAAATCGACTGCCCGCGTGGACGCCGAGCCCATCATCCGGGCCACCATCCGCCGCATCGGCTACGACAAGCCCGAGTATCTCTTCAACGCCGACACTTGCGAGGTGATGAACCGCCTGCACGAGCAGTCGCCCGATATCAACCAGGGCGTGGTGCGCGCCATGGCCGAAGACCAGGGCGCCGGCGACCAGGGCATGATGTTCGGCTACGCCACCCGCGAAAGTGATAACTACATGCCCCTGGCCCTCGACCTCTCGCACCGGCTGCTGCAAGAGCTGGCGGCCATCCGGCGCGAGGCCCGCGACATGCCCTACCTGCGCCCCGACGCCAAGAGCCAGGTCACGATTCGCTACGCCGACAACGGCACCCCCGAGGCCATCGACACCATCGTGGTGAGCACCCAGCACGACGAATTCGACGCCGACGAGGCCACCATGCTGGCCAAAATAAAGGCCGACGTGCAGGCCGTGCTCGTGCCGCGCGTGCTGGCCGGGCTGGGCCCCGACGTGCAAAAGCTCTTCACCGACCAGATTACCTACCACATCAACCCCACGGGCAAGTTCGTCATCGGGGGGCCCCACGGCGACTCCGGCCTCACGGGCCGCAAAATCATCGTGGACACCTACGGCGGCAAAGGAGCCCACGGCGGCGGTGCCTTTTCGGGCAAAGATTCAAGCAAAGTGGACCGCTCAGCGGCCTACGCTACCCGCCACATCGCCAAAAACCTGGTGGCCGCCGGCGTGGCCGACCACGCCCTGGTGCAGGTAGCCTACGCCATTGGCGTGGCCGAGCCGGTGGGCGTGTTCGTGGATACCTACAGTAGCACCAAGGCCCTGGGCCCCGACGGTAAGCCCCTCTCCAACGGCGCCATTGCCCGCAAGGTGGAGGAGCTGTTCGACCTGCGCCCCTACGCCATTGTGCAGCGCCTGGGCCTGCAAAATCCCATTTTTGGCGAAACCGCCGCTTACGGCCACATGGGCCGCCCGCCCGGCACCAAGCAGGTCACCATGCCCAGCGGCGAGGTAAAAACCTTCGACACCTTCACCTGGGAAAAGCTCGACTACGTGCCCAAAATCAAGGAGGCCTTCGGGCTGTAA
- the hpf gene encoding ribosome hibernation-promoting factor, HPF/YfiA family, producing the protein MKVQMNAVHFTADQKLLDFIQQRLNKLETFYDKVTGGEVTLRINNKDGVANKTVEIKLLVPGGTLFSEEDAASFEAATDAATESLRRQIVKHKEKTLQTH; encoded by the coding sequence ATGAAAGTTCAGATGAATGCGGTGCATTTCACTGCCGACCAAAAGCTGCTCGATTTTATCCAGCAGCGGCTCAATAAGCTGGAAACTTTTTACGATAAAGTGACCGGCGGAGAAGTCACTTTGCGAATCAATAATAAGGACGGCGTTGCCAACAAAACCGTCGAGATAAAGCTGCTGGTACCCGGCGGCACCTTGTTTAGCGAAGAGGACGCTGCTTCGTTCGAAGCCGCTACCGATGCTGCCACCGAAAGCCTGCGCCGCCAAATTGTGAAACACAAGGAAAAAACCTTGCAAACGCACTAG
- a CDS encoding tyrosine-type recombinase/integrase: MEAFFDFLQFERRYSPHTVLSYRTDLGQFAAYLLAEGDAEGPGQATHHTIRGWVVVLMQQALDPRTVNRKVACLRSYYKFLLRTNAIAANPMLRIKAPKMAKKLPEFVPEAALNNMLNSFEFEDSFAGQRDQLVLEMLYGTGIRLSELLGMEAADVSLPGGTVRVTGKGNKQRLVPLNPTLLQVLAKYQARRSHAFGTLPGPLLLTDKGAPLYEKHVYRTVKQYLSTVTTSAAQQHPHALRHAFATHLLGKGADLNAIKELLGHASLAATQVYTHMSVDRLKSVFDQAHPRA; the protein is encoded by the coding sequence ATGGAAGCGTTTTTTGATTTTTTGCAGTTCGAGCGGCGCTACAGTCCGCACACGGTGCTCTCGTACCGCACCGACTTGGGTCAGTTTGCCGCTTACCTGCTGGCCGAGGGCGACGCGGAGGGCCCCGGCCAGGCCACGCACCACACCATTAGGGGCTGGGTGGTGGTCCTGATGCAGCAGGCCCTGGACCCGCGCACCGTGAACCGCAAAGTGGCCTGCCTGCGCTCATACTACAAGTTTCTGCTGCGCACCAACGCCATTGCGGCCAACCCCATGCTGCGCATTAAGGCCCCTAAAATGGCCAAGAAACTGCCCGAATTCGTGCCCGAAGCGGCGCTGAATAATATGCTGAACTCGTTTGAGTTTGAGGATTCCTTTGCCGGGCAGCGCGACCAGTTGGTGCTGGAGATGCTCTACGGCACGGGCATCCGCCTCTCGGAGTTGCTGGGCATGGAGGCGGCCGACGTGAGCTTGCCCGGCGGCACGGTGCGCGTCACGGGCAAGGGCAACAAGCAGCGCCTTGTACCCCTCAACCCCACGCTGCTGCAAGTGCTGGCTAAATATCAGGCCCGTCGGTCCCACGCATTTGGGACCCTGCCGGGGCCCCTGCTGCTTACCGATAAGGGCGCGCCGCTCTACGAAAAGCACGTGTACCGTACCGTGAAGCAGTACCTAAGTACCGTCACCACGTCGGCGGCGCAGCAGCACCCGCACGCGCTGCGCCATGCCTTCGCCACGCATTTGCTGGGCAAGGGCGCCGACCTCAACGCCATCAAGGAACTGCTGGGCCACGCTAGCTTAGCGGCCACCCAAGTGTACACCCACATGTCCGTCGATCGCCTAAAATCCGTATTTGATCAAGCCCACCCGCGGGCTTAA
- the rpsU gene encoding 30S ribosomal protein S21, whose amino-acid sequence MIIIQIKDNESVDRALKRFKKKFERTGVLKELRRRTFFQKPSVTDRKLKQKAVYKLATYGTPNE is encoded by the coding sequence ATGATCATCATCCAAATCAAAGACAACGAGTCGGTTGACCGCGCCCTGAAGCGCTTCAAAAAGAAGTTCGAGCGCACTGGTGTGCTGAAAGAACTGCGTCGCCGCACGTTTTTCCAGAAGCCGAGCGTGACGGATCGCAAACTGAAGCAGAAGGCCGTATACAAGCTGGCCACCTACGGCACGCCCAACGAATAG
- a CDS encoding acyl-CoA dehydrogenase, with product MEAVATENQTLIAQMVRDFGAQYMQPHIMEWDESQEFPREVFRQLGELGLMGVLVPTEYGGAGFGYPEYVTAIVELSRIDGSIGLSMAAHNSLCTGHILQHASEAQKQQYLPRLATGEWLGAWGLTEPNTGSDAGNMRTTATLDGDAYVLNGAKNFITHGKSGDVAVIIARTGEVGDSHGMTAFIVERGTPGFAAGRKENKLGMRASETTELIFTDCRVPLENVIGAVGEGFVQSLKVLDGGRISIAALSLGIAQGALDAAIKYSKERQQFNQPISQFQGIAFKLADMATEIEAARLLTYRAAEMKDAGLNVNRESAMAKLYASEVSVRVANEAVQIFGGYGYTKDYPVEKFYRDAKLCTIGEGTSEIQKLVIARTLLK from the coding sequence ATGGAAGCTGTAGCCACCGAGAACCAAACCCTGATTGCGCAAATGGTGCGCGACTTTGGGGCCCAGTACATGCAACCCCACATCATGGAGTGGGACGAGAGCCAGGAGTTTCCCCGCGAGGTGTTCCGCCAATTGGGCGAGCTGGGGTTGATGGGCGTGCTGGTGCCCACTGAGTACGGTGGGGCCGGCTTTGGCTACCCCGAGTACGTAACGGCCATCGTCGAGCTGTCGCGCATCGACGGTAGCATTGGCCTGAGCATGGCGGCGCACAACTCGCTCTGCACGGGCCACATCTTGCAGCACGCATCGGAAGCACAAAAGCAGCAGTACCTGCCCCGCCTGGCCACGGGCGAGTGGCTGGGGGCCTGGGGCCTCACCGAGCCCAACACGGGCTCTGACGCCGGCAACATGCGCACCACAGCGACGCTTGACGGCGACGCCTACGTGCTGAACGGCGCCAAAAACTTTATTACGCACGGCAAGTCGGGCGACGTGGCTGTGATTATTGCCCGTACCGGCGAGGTGGGCGATTCGCACGGCATGACGGCTTTCATCGTGGAGCGCGGTACGCCGGGTTTCGCTGCCGGCCGCAAGGAAAACAAGCTGGGCATGCGCGCCTCCGAAACCACGGAGCTAATCTTCACCGACTGCCGCGTGCCGCTGGAGAATGTTATCGGCGCGGTGGGGGAGGGGTTTGTGCAGTCGTTGAAAGTGCTCGACGGTGGGCGCATCAGCATTGCGGCCCTTAGCCTGGGCATTGCCCAGGGGGCCTTGGACGCGGCCATTAAGTACAGCAAGGAGCGCCAGCAGTTCAACCAGCCCATCAGCCAGTTCCAGGGCATTGCCTTCAAGCTGGCCGACATGGCCACCGAAATCGAAGCCGCCCGCCTGCTCACCTACCGCGCCGCGGAGATGAAGGACGCCGGCCTGAACGTGAACCGCGAATCGGCTATGGCCAAGCTCTACGCCTCCGAAGTGAGCGTGCGCGTGGCTAATGAGGCGGTGCAGATTTTTGGCGGCTACGGCTACACCAAGGACTACCCGGTGGAGAAATTCTACCGTGACGCCAAGCTCTGCACCATTGGCGAAGGCACCAGCGAAATTCAGAAGCTGGTGATTGCACGCACGTTGCTGAAGTAA